The Saprospiraceae bacterium genome includes the window TTTTTTACAACAGCACAATTGAACAACAAGACAAATGCGTAAGAAACGTCTCGTCATACGCAGAAAAAGCTAATTATTAAGGGGAATTTATTTGAATGGAGTTCGCAAAAAAGTTGTGGACTCCTTTTTTATGTGGTTCTCTGACAATTTTTGTGGTCAAGTGAAAGTGAAAGACTAAGGTGACCATCCGCGTGCGCCGAAGCTTTAGCAGAGGAGCAAGGAAGCTGTGCCTTTTACTTTCACTTGACTCCAGAACACAAAAATTGTCAGAGAAAGTTTTATGTTCGCAAAAGGAGTATACACTTGTGTTAAAAAATATAAATGTAAAATAAAGACAGTGAAGGGAGTAGGTAGAATAGATGAATTGATTAATCTAAACTGTTGATATTTAGGGGTTAATAATAGGAAAGTACATTGTTTTTGGTTAACTTTATGTCCATATTACCCCCATTTAGTATTTCAGAATTAATAACTTCCCTCTTCGCAAAAAGCATTATGTTCCCTTTCATTTATTATTGCTTCGAATAGAAATAAGGAGATAAGTATCAGGGCTTTGACTCATGTTGCTTTTTACTTACTTCGAATTATTCTGCTGTATTTGTAAGGAAATTTATTTACAAAGGTATTCTCTTTTTCTTATTTCCTATGAATTTAGAAAATTAAACAACACATCATAAACACTAAAATGAACAACATGAATTTGAAAACTACATTTATTGCTTTTCTTTTGGTATTCAGTAGTATTAGCCTTTCGGCCCAGTGCGGGTCTATTGTAGGAACTTGTCCGAGTTCTGTGACTACTGTTCAACAACTAACCAATTGTGTTTTAGGGGGGGCAACCTCGATTAGTATTAGCTCAGATTTGACCATTCCCTGCGATTACGACTTATCGGGTATTTCGATAACGTTGACTGCAAATACAGATATTCGGTTTACGGGAAATATATTGCTGAGTAACACCACTTCCTTTCCAATTAATCCAGCAAGTTCATCGCTTCAGATTGGAGGAATTCTCTTCACTAAAAATGGTGACCCTAGTTATGCGGACTTAAATGCAGCCTTAGCCCTCATTCCTAACGGTACGACGATTAGTGTTGCCGCATTATTGGCACTTCTCCCCGTTGAGTTCATTTCCTTTACCGGAAAGGCTGAAAAAGGCAATGCTATGTTGCATTGGGCGACGGCCACAGAGTCCAACAATAAGCAATTTGAGGTGGAGCATAGCTTGGATGGGAAGCAGTTTAAAACAATCGAGATCATTCCTGGCGGAGGCACCAGCTTTGAAAGATTGGATTACGCTTTTGAACATAAGGCGGTGTCGTCTGGCCTTAACTACTATCGTTTACGACAAGTCGATTATGATGGAACTTATGCTTATTCAGATGTGATCTCCATTCAATTTTCAAGAAGAAAGGTAGACGTCAATGTGTTTCCTAACCCTAATAAAGGGGCATTTACGATAATCACTGAATCAGGCGTGGCACCCACGCAAGTACAGTTATATAATATGTTGGGACAGGAGTTTCAATTGGTGTCAAATGAAGCCGGTGATTACGCCTTACCTCAGCGGGTGCAGGGGGGTACTTATATCTTGAAATTACAAATAGAGGGAGCTACCCATTTTGAGCGATTGCTCATTCAGTAGCAGGCCAAACTTCAGCAGTTTACCTCAGTTATTACCGGGGCAAACTGCTGAAGTTTTAAATTCTATTCCTCATCAATGATGGCGTCATCGATAATCTCATCGCCATCACCATCCAAATCTTCGAATCCAGCAACCTTTCCATCAGACTTTTTAGCCTTGAAGGAAGGATCTTTTTCAATTTTCATATCCTCATCCTCAAAAATGGACTTGGATTTTTTCTCTCCTTTCATTTGATAATCGCCATCGGCAAAGCGTTGGGCTTTTTCAAAGAAGCTACCATGACCGCCAAAAAGGCTATCACCAGTCCCCTTCGCTTTTTCCTTGATGCTGTCAGCCGAATCTTTGGCTTTTTCGGCAGCTTGGTCACCGAGATCTTGGGCCTTTTTAATGACGCTATCCATGTCTTCTGCCGCTGCTTTTTGGGCTTTTTCAACTAGGCCCTCCGCTTTATCAAATAGTTTACCACCAAGTTCCTTGGCTTTTTCGAAAGCATTTCCGCCTTTTTCGAGGATGGAACTACCCAAATCTTCCGCTACGTCCATGACTTTTCCTCCTACTTTTTCCGATTTGTCCCATATTTTACCGCCTATGTCTTCTGCCACATCCATGACTTTACCCCCTACTTTTTCAGCTGTTCCCATGACTTTTCCTCCAACGTCCTCTGCTGTATCCATGACCTTTCCGCGAACGCCACTGGTTTTATCCATGAATTCATCGCCAAGGTGCTTTAGGGTTTCTCCAGCCTTCTTAGCAGCACCTTTAATGGTATCTCCTGTTTTTTCAGCTGTTCCGAGGATGGTTTCCGTGGCATCTTCTTCCACCTCATCGGCCGTTGTTTCTACGTTATCCGCAACTTCCTCAGCGTCATCCATCAAATCGTGGGTTTTTTCCTTTACTTTATGTCCAATATCTTCCGCTATTCCCTTGGCTTTACCTACTGCGGCCTCTGCCTCTTCCCATATTTTGGATGCAATATCTTCCACTGAGTCTTTTGCTTTTTCTACGAAGTCTCCGGCTTTATCCAATGCTGCACTACCTACTTCTTCGACTGTATCTTTTGCTTTATGAAACATTTCACCTGATTTTTCGGCCAAATCATGAGCGGTCTCTTTTCCCTTTTCCATTGCTTTATCAGCAGCAGACTTGCTAACCGCCTTGGCACCGAACATTAGCTTTTTGAGATCATTAATTATTCCCATGGTTTAAAAATTTGATTTTGTTAAAAATTTGGGCAAAAAATTACTCCTTCTTTTACATAGCAAGGAACATAATTTTTGGCAAAGAATCAACTTTTTTAGATAGACCATGCATAACAGGATAAAATATCAGGAAATTCGACCAGAAGGAGCGCTACAGTAATTATTTCTACTGCTATTGGCTCCAATTCATCCCAATTCATCCCAATTGCCCCAATAGCCAAACTTTTTCCGCCACATTTTTTGTCTCCTCAATCTCAGTTTTTAGCCGCTGCAACTGATCGGGACTATACTGATCGGATTGTAAAAGACGTCGGGTGAATTTTATGAAATTGAGGTATAATTCCCGGTGATAACCGAGTTCTTTTTTTCGATAAATATAGTTTTGGAAGCTATCCAACAAAGAATAAAGTGGCTCCAGTTGCCCCTGGTCAAAATAGATGCGAACCAACATTCTGCGCGCATTTAGGTTGTTTAAAACATCATCAGTCCCAACTTTTTGTAGCAAACACATAGCCTCGGTATAGTCTTTTCGCTTATAATGAAGCAATGCCAGGTTAAAACAATAGGTACTTTCCCTAAATGTTTTGTCTAGAAAAGGCTTGTATTGTTCAATAAAGTTAGCCACCCAATCGTAGGCTTCAATTCCCAAACCCAACGCAACAATGTTTTTATAATTGAATCGAGAAAGCAGGCCATACTCAAAAAAAACATTTTGGGCCAGCCCCTCTTGGTAAAGTTCAAAGGCTTCCCGATTAAAAAAGCCTTCCCTGGCATTTAGGCGCTTGATGCAATAATTTAGCGCAAAAGTGTAAATGTCCTGTAAATCCCTGGTTGGAAATTGGTGATGGTGCTTTTTTATCAAACTCCGGAGGGTTGTGAAATAAGGAAGCGCATCTTCTTCCAACAGTAATTTCAAACAATGGTAATAAATGAGTACTGCGGGGCTTTCAAAATAGGTTTTGTTTTCCAATTGTTGCATGACAGCGTCTAGCAAATCTGGTACAAAGTGAGACTGGTTGACACGCTGATGGGTGAGGGCCAGCGCCGCGTGTTTGAGCTTATTGGCAATAAAAAATTGGTCTAATTGATGGGAGCTAGCAGCCAAACCTAGCGGTGCACCT containing:
- a CDS encoding T9SS type A sorting domain-containing protein, giving the protein MNLKTTFIAFLLVFSSISLSAQCGSIVGTCPSSVTTVQQLTNCVLGGATSISISSDLTIPCDYDLSGISITLTANTDIRFTGNILLSNTTSFPINPASSSLQIGGILFTKNGDPSYADLNAALALIPNGTTISVAALLALLPVEFISFTGKAEKGNAMLHWATATESNNKQFEVEHSLDGKQFKTIEIIPGGGTSFERLDYAFEHKAVSSGLNYYRLRQVDYDGTYAYSDVISIQFSRRKVDVNVFPNPNKGAFTIITESGVAPTQVQLYNMLGQEFQLVSNEAGDYALPQRVQGGTYILKLQIEGATHFERLLIQ